The Polypterus senegalus isolate Bchr_013 chromosome 10, ASM1683550v1, whole genome shotgun sequence genomic interval atatagcgccttacccaTGCTCAAGTGTGTTTGCTTAATCCGTTACGTGCTGACTGACTGAATGTTGCGTTAGTTTGTCACAAAGGTGACAGGGCAGCAACATCGGTGAATATCATACTGCTCCTCTCCTGGCATTTCGAGACCCTCTTAACTCAGTGAACGCTGTGTAGACTGGCGAGTACCTCGGTGTCACTTGGGTGGAAGTCAGTCAACAACCCTGGAGGGGACGCCACAAGTTGTTGAGTGACgattaaaacaattattttttatttaaggatGGTTTATCTGCTGGATGATATTAAACAATTAGAAATTAGAGATAGTAACGTGTAGATCAGGGGTCCGGATGACCCTGACCACCCACCCTCCtatggtattttaaaatgtttgcatggTGAAGGTTTTTGATCGAGTGACTTGATCTCACATTTGGACCCTTGTCATTTTAGGCAGTGATGAAGAGCTTGGAAAGAATCGTCAAGCCATGAAGGCTGGGGACGTcaggaagagagagaagagacaaGGGTGGAAATCAGAGATGTCCTGAGGAGGAGAACGAGCGAGAATTAAAACCTCTTCGGTGATCACTTTGATCgagtggagaaaaaataaaacaaaaataaaagaaagaaaaccaccAGGCaacaaacagagaaacattccaGGTGCCAGCATGGGATCCCACTCTGCTGCGGCTGCTCTCTTGGTTACTCCTAATATTTCGGACTTCTTTTCTGCCCTGAGCAGTCTCGAGACCCCCATTCTGGAGGATTACGTGGAGTGTGACTACAAAGACTGGGCCCCGACTCTGGCCATCATTCCCACCGTCTACATTCTGGTGTTCATCGTTGGCTCCCTGGGGAATGGCCTGGTCCTGAAGGTGTACCTGCAGTGGCCTTGGACTTCCAGTAAACTGCTCCACAACCAAAGGCACAGCAAAGCTGGCAACAGGGGGCTGACGGACATGTTCATTGCCAGTTTGGCCCTAGCAGACTTGGCTTTTGTCTTTACCCTTCCTCTGTGGGCTGCCTACACCTCACTGGGCTATAACTGGCCATTTGGCACAACGCTCTGCAAGCTGAGCAGCTACCTGGTGGTGATCAACATGTACGCCAGCGTCTTCTCCCTCACCTGCCTAAGCGTGGAGCGGTACTTTGCCATTGTGCGTTCGCTCTCTTTCCCCTGGAGAATGCGAGAAGGCCGATCCTGGCTCCAGTTGGTGCCAGTCTTAACAATATGGGGGCTGGCTGCCATTCTGGGGCTGCCGGCGTTAATCTTTCGCACTGCCAAGCTCCGACTTTCTGAGGAACACGACCTGGAGGAGCTGGAGGTTGCCCTTGACCAGAGGGAAGGCTCCATGTCCTGTGAGATGGACTACTCTTTACTGTCCCCGGACGCGGACGAACTGGCCTGGAACGTGGCCCTGGGCCTTAAGTCGACTCTGCTCGGCTTCGTCTTGCCATTGGTGGTCATGATGCTTTGCTACTGGTCAGTCGGCCGGGCCGTTTTCAGACACTTTGGTCGCAGGAACCTGGCAATGAGGTCTGGCCGAGCAGGGGACACATCCCTGGAAATCCGAAGGCAGCAGCGTCGGCTCTTGTCCATTATCATCACTCTGGTGTGCGCCTTCCTGACCTGCTGGCTGCCCTATCACCTCAACAAGACCTTGTCCATCCTCACTGACCTGGGCCTCATCCCCTACAGCTGTAGCTTCGACCGCTTCCTAGTGCTGGCTCACCCCTATGCCACCTGCTTGGCATA includes:
- the LOC120538203 gene encoding apelin receptor B-like, yielding MGSHSAAAALLVTPNISDFFSALSSLETPILEDYVECDYKDWAPTLAIIPTVYILVFIVGSLGNGLVLKVYLQWPWTSSKLLHNQRHSKAGNRGLTDMFIASLALADLAFVFTLPLWAAYTSLGYNWPFGTTLCKLSSYLVVINMYASVFSLTCLSVERYFAIVRSLSFPWRMREGRSWLQLVPVLTIWGLAAILGLPALIFRTAKLRLSEEHDLEELEVALDQREGSMSCEMDYSLLSPDADELAWNVALGLKSTLLGFVLPLVVMMLCYWSVGRAVFRHFGRRNLAMRSGRAGDTSLEIRRQQRRLLSIIITLVCAFLTCWLPYHLNKTLSILTDLGLIPYSCSFDRFLVLAHPYATCLAYVNSCLNPLLYAYFDPSFRRRCAALLACKWTTAFTSRIAHFRSKMNEGAADFSNASEKDGKSHQHCGDSYLSEGSPPSGDTDNSE